One segment of Castanea sativa cultivar Marrone di Chiusa Pesio chromosome 3, ASM4071231v1 DNA contains the following:
- the LOC142628446 gene encoding uncharacterized protein LOC142628446, whose product MFEEINAAGVGVVARNDRGEVLAAMTERILIPDSVVVLETLAARRAVQFALEVGFLNAVFEGDSETSIKAIQHQAFLYCPVGHIVRAIWSFSGSFKRFSFSHICRQGGVLADALVKRVRMFSHFLVWMDSVPLDHYNGYLADFQEFQ is encoded by the coding sequence ATGTTCGAGGAAATTAACGCAGCAGGGGTTGGTGTTGTGGCCAGAAATGATAGAGGGGAGGTCTTAGCAGCCATGACTGAAAGGATTCTTATACCAGATTCGGTGGTGGTCCTTGAAACTCTGGCAGCAAGGCGTGCAGTCCAGTTTGCACTCGAAGTGGGCTTCCTCAATGCTGTTTTTGAAGGAGACTCTGAGACATCTATCAAAGCCATTCAACATCAGGCCTTCCTATACTGTCCTGTTGGTCATATTGTTAGAGCCATTTGGTCTTTTTCCGGTTCTTTTaagagattttctttttctcatataTGTAGGCAAGGTGGCGTGTTAGCAGATGCCTTAGTCAAAAGAGTTAGGATGTTTTCACATTTTCTAGTCTGGATGGACTCTGTTCCACTGGACCATTATAATGGTTATTTGGCTGATTTTCAAGAATTTCAATAA